One segment of Gordonia terrae DNA contains the following:
- a CDS encoding TetR/AcrR family transcriptional regulator yields MAQKSELDSRAKVLIAACEMVGEDPASSLSVRAVASRAGVSMGSLRHHFPTQRALRDAVLRTIYDVATSDDDVIHDRSVPARDRLVQCLRKVLAPSAGDEARKAWIKVFDAFIVPEPTDETRSAYLAMAAEGVRRMEHWLTVLDEEGALVDGDVSQQASFLNAVVSGVSIERALPGDMSILERENAILYLAVDAVVKSVE; encoded by the coding sequence GTGGCGCAGAAGTCAGAACTGGACTCCCGGGCGAAGGTGCTGATCGCGGCGTGCGAGATGGTCGGTGAGGATCCGGCGTCGTCGCTAAGTGTGCGAGCGGTGGCATCGCGTGCGGGGGTGAGCATGGGGTCGTTGCGGCATCATTTCCCCACGCAGCGTGCTCTGCGTGATGCGGTTCTGCGCACGATCTACGATGTGGCGACCTCGGACGACGACGTGATCCATGACCGGTCGGTGCCGGCGCGGGATCGGTTGGTGCAGTGTCTGCGGAAGGTGCTTGCCCCGAGTGCGGGAGATGAGGCGCGGAAAGCCTGGATCAAGGTCTTCGACGCGTTCATCGTTCCCGAGCCCACGGACGAGACACGTTCGGCGTACCTGGCGATGGCGGCGGAAGGGGTGCGCCGGATGGAACATTGGCTGACAGTCCTGGACGAAGAGGGGGCGCTGGTCGACGGTGATGTGTCCCAACAGGCGAGTTTTCTGAACGCCGTCGTCAGCGGGGTGTCGATCGAGCGGGCGCTGCCCGGAGACATGTCGATCCTCGAGCGGGAGAACGCCATTCTGTACCTGGCCGTCGACGCGGTCGTGAAGTCCGTCGAGTAA
- the rplO gene encoding 50S ribosomal protein L15, giving the protein MTIKLHHLRPAPGSKTDKTRVGRGEGSKGKTAGRGTKGTKARKNVPAGFEGGQMPIHMRLPKLKGFTNRNRIEYQVVNVGDIARLFPQGGTIGVDELVAAGAVRKNKLVKVLGDGDLSVKVDITADKFTASAKEKIAAAGGSVTEL; this is encoded by the coding sequence ATGACCATCAAACTCCATCACCTTCGCCCCGCACCGGGGTCGAAGACCGACAAGACCCGCGTGGGTCGCGGTGAGGGGTCCAAGGGTAAGACCGCCGGTCGCGGCACCAAGGGCACCAAGGCACGCAAGAACGTGCCCGCCGGCTTCGAGGGTGGCCAGATGCCGATCCACATGCGGCTGCCGAAGCTCAAGGGCTTCACCAACCGCAACCGGATCGAGTACCAGGTCGTCAACGTCGGCGACATCGCCCGCCTGTTCCCGCAGGGTGGCACCATCGGCGTCGACGAACTCGTCGCGGCCGGTGCCGTTCGCAAGAACAAGCTGGTGAAGGTTCTCGGCGACGGCGACCTGTCGGTCAAGGTCGACATCACCGCCGACAAGTTCACCGCTTCCGCCAAGGAAAAGATCGCCGCTGCCGGCGGCAGCGTCACCGAACTCTGA
- a CDS encoding alpha/beta hydrolase has protein sequence MRTRLISSIAVTGLLVAGCSMTSTPDPPLDRAQPASQTELRWSPCPAGVEDPDAGPPQLQCATVQVPLDYHDPDGEQIDLTISRLPASNPDTRRGSLMLNPGGPGGSGLDQPVFLTQRGIPQELLDTYDLIGIDTRGIGHSSPISCGFTPDIEYYGAVPPYAYDDTAFDEQATTAEVVANRCAANDDGRMRHMTTANMARDLDRIRAALGEEKGNFLGYSYGTALGAAYASMFPTATDRIVLDSNIGDTHLDRDGMRRYARGMEDTFPDFARWAAARDARYGLGNTPEAVRDTYFAIADKLDRAPVDGIDGRTFRLGMFVSLYNPASYDATAQNWIAMRDRAPNDTPPAISAAAAETDNSWSVFLAVTCNDVEWPSDPTVYEKAIEEDRQQYPLFGAAAANIMPCAYWQIDRTAQPVAVEDEGPTNVLVAQHQRDPVTPHVNGERINEKFGDRSLLLSVDGSGHGVFALGTNACAQDVVTDYLVDGNMPEQDVTCPA, from the coding sequence ATGAGAACCAGACTCATCTCCTCGATCGCGGTGACAGGTCTTCTCGTCGCCGGTTGCTCGATGACATCCACTCCCGATCCCCCGCTCGATCGCGCGCAACCCGCGAGCCAGACGGAGCTCCGGTGGTCGCCCTGTCCCGCCGGCGTCGAGGACCCTGACGCCGGCCCACCGCAATTGCAATGCGCCACAGTCCAGGTGCCGCTGGATTACCACGATCCCGACGGCGAACAGATCGACTTGACCATCTCGCGCCTGCCGGCGAGCAATCCCGACACCCGACGTGGTTCGCTCATGCTCAATCCCGGTGGTCCCGGCGGCAGCGGACTGGATCAGCCAGTCTTCCTCACACAGCGCGGAATCCCGCAAGAACTTCTCGACACCTATGACCTCATCGGGATCGACACGAGGGGCATCGGCCATTCGTCGCCCATCAGTTGCGGTTTCACTCCCGACATCGAGTACTACGGGGCCGTACCTCCATACGCGTACGATGACACGGCATTCGACGAGCAAGCGACAACAGCCGAGGTGGTGGCGAACCGGTGCGCCGCCAACGACGACGGCCGCATGCGACACATGACGACGGCGAACATGGCGCGCGACCTGGACCGGATCCGCGCCGCACTCGGCGAGGAGAAGGGCAACTTCCTCGGATACTCCTACGGCACAGCGCTGGGCGCCGCGTACGCATCGATGTTCCCGACTGCGACCGACCGAATCGTGTTGGACAGCAACATCGGTGACACCCACCTCGACCGGGACGGGATGCGTCGGTACGCACGCGGCATGGAGGACACGTTCCCCGACTTCGCACGGTGGGCAGCGGCGCGGGACGCCCGGTACGGCCTCGGGAACACGCCCGAGGCGGTGCGCGACACGTACTTCGCCATCGCGGACAAACTCGATCGCGCCCCGGTCGACGGGATCGACGGTCGCACGTTCCGGCTGGGCATGTTCGTCTCGCTGTACAACCCCGCTTCGTACGACGCGACAGCGCAGAACTGGATCGCCATGCGGGACCGTGCACCCAACGACACTCCGCCGGCCATCAGCGCGGCCGCTGCCGAGACGGACAACAGCTGGTCGGTGTTTCTGGCGGTGACGTGCAACGACGTCGAATGGCCGAGTGATCCCACGGTGTACGAGAAGGCCATCGAGGAAGACCGGCAACAGTACCCGCTGTTCGGTGCCGCGGCAGCAAACATCATGCCGTGCGCCTACTGGCAGATCGACCGGACCGCGCAACCGGTGGCTGTCGAGGACGAAGGACCGACCAACGTGCTTGTGGCACAGCATCAGCGCGATCCGGTGACTCCACACGTCAACGGCGAGCGGATCAACGAGAAGTTCGGCGACCGCTCCCTGCTGCTCAGCGTCGACGGCAGCGGGCACGGCGTCTTCGCACTGGGCACGAACGCATGCGCCCAGGACGTCGTCACCGACTATCTGGTCGATGGCAACATGCCGGAGCAGGACGTGACCTGTCCCGCGTAG
- a CDS encoding adenylate kinase, whose amino-acid sequence MRLVILGPPGAGKGTQAELLSEALGIPHISTGDLFRANISQGTAVGVEAKKYLDAGNLVPSEITVDMVRARVGEPDASKGFILDGFPRSTEQADALNDILANLDASLDAVLSFVVDTDVVVERMLARGRADDTEEVIRNRMDVYTRETAPLLAYYGDQVKTIDAVGDIQGVHQRVLSALGAGVS is encoded by the coding sequence GTGAGACTTGTCATTCTCGGCCCGCCTGGAGCAGGCAAAGGCACCCAGGCGGAACTCTTGAGCGAAGCACTCGGGATCCCCCACATCTCGACCGGCGACCTCTTCCGCGCCAACATCTCTCAGGGCACCGCCGTGGGTGTCGAGGCCAAGAAGTACCTCGACGCCGGCAATCTCGTCCCGTCCGAGATCACCGTGGACATGGTCCGTGCCCGCGTCGGTGAGCCGGACGCGTCGAAGGGTTTCATCCTCGACGGCTTCCCGCGTTCGACCGAGCAGGCCGACGCACTCAACGACATCCTGGCGAACCTCGACGCCTCGCTCGATGCGGTGCTCTCGTTCGTCGTCGACACCGATGTGGTCGTGGAGCGCATGCTGGCTCGTGGCCGCGCTGACGACACCGAAGAGGTCATCCGCAACCGGATGGACGTCTACACCAGGGAGACCGCGCCGCTGCTCGCCTACTACGGCGACCAGGTCAAGACCATCGATGCGGTCGGTGACATCCAGGGCGTTCATCAGCGCGTCCTGAGCGCCCTCGGCGCCGGCGTCTCCTGA
- the secY gene encoding preprotein translocase subunit SecY, with protein MLSPLFAAIRTPDLRKKILFVLGIIILYRLGATVPSPGVDYQAVRACLDEVSSGESSSVYSLINLFSGGALLQLSVFAIGIMPYITAAIIVQLLTVVIPRFEQLRKEGQAGQAKMTQYTRYLAVALALLQSTGIVALADRGQLLPQSCATSGEVLNDSSIFGLSIIVLVMTAGACVVMWFGELITERGIGNGMSLLIFAGIAARIPAEGRTILNSRGGLVFALVCVAALIIVAGVVFIEQGQRRIPVQYAKRMVGRKMYGGSSTYLPLKVNQAGVIPVIFASSLLYLPQLIVELTRNPDGTQSTWQEYVTRYLTDPSNGVYIAVYFLMIIFFTYFYVAVTFNPEERADEMKKYGGFIPGIRPGAPTAEYLGYVLSRITLPGSIYLGIIAVLPNLFLEIGNSGNVQNLPFGGTAVLIMVGVGLDTMKQINSQLMQRKYEGFLK; from the coding sequence GTGCTTTCCCCCCTCTTCGCGGCCATTCGGACGCCGGACCTGAGGAAGAAGATCCTCTTCGTTCTCGGCATCATCATCCTGTATCGGCTGGGCGCGACGGTCCCGTCGCCGGGCGTCGACTATCAGGCCGTGCGGGCGTGTCTCGACGAGGTCTCGTCGGGTGAGTCGAGTTCGGTCTACTCCCTGATCAACCTGTTCTCCGGTGGAGCGCTGCTCCAGCTGTCGGTGTTCGCGATCGGCATCATGCCGTACATCACCGCGGCCATCATCGTGCAGCTGCTCACCGTGGTCATCCCGCGGTTCGAGCAGCTTCGCAAGGAGGGTCAGGCCGGGCAGGCCAAGATGACGCAGTACACGCGCTATCTGGCTGTCGCATTGGCACTCTTGCAGTCGACCGGCATCGTGGCCCTGGCCGATCGCGGCCAGCTCCTCCCGCAGTCCTGTGCGACCAGCGGCGAGGTCCTCAACGATTCGAGCATCTTCGGTCTCTCGATCATCGTGCTCGTCATGACCGCCGGCGCCTGTGTCGTCATGTGGTTCGGCGAGCTCATCACCGAACGCGGCATCGGCAACGGCATGTCGCTGCTCATCTTCGCCGGTATCGCCGCCCGTATCCCGGCCGAGGGTCGCACCATCCTGAACAGCCGCGGCGGACTCGTCTTCGCCCTGGTGTGTGTCGCCGCACTGATCATCGTCGCCGGCGTCGTGTTCATCGAGCAGGGCCAGCGACGCATCCCGGTCCAGTACGCCAAGCGCATGGTCGGCCGGAAGATGTACGGCGGATCGTCGACCTATCTCCCGTTGAAGGTCAACCAGGCCGGCGTCATCCCGGTGATCTTCGCCTCGTCGCTGTTGTACCTGCCGCAGCTGATCGTCGAGCTCACGCGCAATCCCGATGGGACGCAATCGACGTGGCAGGAGTACGTCACCAGGTATCTGACCGATCCCAGCAACGGCGTCTACATTGCCGTGTACTTCCTGATGATCATCTTCTTCACGTACTTCTACGTGGCGGTGACGTTCAATCCGGAGGAACGCGCCGACGAGATGAAGAAGTACGGTGGGTTCATCCCGGGCATCCGTCCGGGCGCGCCGACCGCCGAGTACCTCGGGTATGTGCTCAGTCGCATCACTCTGCCCGGCTCGATCTATCTCGGTATCATCGCGGTACTCCCGAACCTGTTCCTGGAGATCGGCAACAGCGGCAACGTCCAGAACCTGCCGTTCGGTGGTACGGCCGTGCTGATCATGGTCGGCGTGGGTCTGGACACGATGAAGCAGATCAACAGTCAGTTGATGCAACGCAAGTACGAAGGATTCCTGAAGTGA
- the map gene encoding type I methionyl aminopeptidase, translating to MGFRKRKRVVPFRSAGELDAMAAAGAIVGSALVAVREAAKAGVSTLDLDEVAESVIRGAGAVPSFKGYHGFPGSICSSVNEVVVHGIPSADVVLAEGDLVSIDCGAILDGWHGDSAWTFGVGELSTADAELSEATRLSMEAGIAAMVDGARLTDISHAIELGTRAAEKTFGRPFGIVDGYGGHGIGREMHMEPFLANEGEPGKGPTLVIGSTLAIEPMLTLGTEDTSVLDDDWTVVTDDGSRSAHWEHTVAVTADGPRILTPRPSGA from the coding sequence ATGGGTTTTCGTAAGCGCAAGCGCGTCGTGCCGTTCCGCAGCGCGGGCGAGCTCGACGCCATGGCCGCCGCCGGCGCGATCGTCGGGTCCGCGCTGGTGGCGGTGCGAGAGGCAGCGAAAGCGGGCGTCAGCACCCTCGACCTCGATGAAGTCGCCGAGTCCGTGATCCGTGGCGCCGGGGCGGTGCCGTCGTTCAAGGGCTACCACGGTTTTCCCGGGTCCATCTGCAGCTCGGTGAACGAGGTGGTGGTCCACGGAATCCCATCGGCCGATGTCGTGCTCGCCGAGGGCGATCTCGTGTCCATCGACTGCGGCGCGATTCTCGACGGTTGGCACGGCGACTCGGCCTGGACCTTCGGGGTCGGTGAGTTGTCGACCGCCGACGCGGAATTGTCCGAGGCGACGCGGTTGTCGATGGAGGCGGGGATCGCCGCCATGGTCGACGGTGCGCGCCTCACCGACATCTCGCACGCGATCGAGCTCGGCACCCGCGCCGCGGAGAAGACGTTCGGTCGCCCGTTCGGCATCGTCGACGGCTACGGTGGGCACGGGATCGGCCGCGAGATGCACATGGAGCCGTTCCTCGCGAACGAGGGTGAGCCCGGCAAGGGACCGACCCTCGTGATCGGCTCTACTCTCGCCATCGAGCCGATGCTGACGCTCGGTACCGAGGACACCTCGGTTCTCGACGACGATTGGACCGTTGTCACCGACGACGGATCACGTTCGGCCCATTGGGAACACACTGTGGCGGTCACCGCCGACGGGCCGCGTATCCTCACGCCGCGCCCCTCGGGAGCCTGA